A genomic window from Salvia hispanica cultivar TCC Black 2014 chromosome 5, UniMelb_Shisp_WGS_1.0, whole genome shotgun sequence includes:
- the LOC125186518 gene encoding stromal cell-derived factor 2-like protein has protein sequence MAVSFFGLAIFLLLTLDSDYGSTPVSAASEGVQISYGSAIKLMHEKTKFRLHSHDVPYGSGSGQQSVTGFPNVDDANSYWIVRPVQDSSSKQGDSIKTGSLIRLQHMKTRKWLHSHLHASPISGNMEVSCFGSDTESDTGDHWSVEIEGNGKTWRQDQRVRLRHVDTGGYLHSHNKKYQRIAGGQQEVCGVAEKKPDNIWLAAEGVYLPVTETK, from the exons ATGGCCGTCTCCTTTTTCGGTCTCGCGATATTCCTGCTTCTGACGCTCGACTCCGATTATGGTTCAACTCCGGTTTCCGCCGCCTCCGAGGGCGTTCAG ATATCATATGGTTCAGCCATCAAGCTGATGCATGAGAAGACAAAATTCAGACTGCACTCTCATGATGTTCCTTACGGATCAGGCAGTGGGCAGCAGTCTGTTACTGGTTTTCCTAATGTTGATGATGCCAATAGCTACTGG atTGTCAGGCCAGTACAAGATTCATCTTCAAAGCAAGGAGACTCAATCAAAACTGGAAGTCTTATTAGGTTGCAACATATGAAAACTAGGAAGTGGCTGCACAGCCACTTGCATGCCTCACCAATATCAGGGAATATGGAG GTCAGTTGCTTTGGCAGCGATACCGAGTCTGACACTGGGGATCACTGGAG TGTTGAGATTGAGGGAAATGGAAAGACATGGAGGCAAGATCAAAGGGTAAGGCTTCGGCATGTAGATACTGGTGGGTACCTTCATAGCCATAACAAGAAATACCAACGCATAGCCGGGGGGCAGCAAGAG GTGTGTGGTGTTGCTGAAAAGAAACCTGATAATATTTGGTTAGCAGCAGAGGGCGTTTATCTTCCGGTTACTGAAACCAAATGA